In Pseudomonas oryzicola, one DNA window encodes the following:
- the ycaC gene encoding isochorismate family cysteine hydrolase YcaC, with the protein MSQPDYKRLNKDDAVVLLVDHQTGLISLVQDFSPNEFKNNVLALGDLAKFFGLPTILTTSFEQGPNGPLVPELKEMFPDAPYIARPGQINAWDNEDFVKAIKATGRKQLIIAGVVTDVCVAFPTLSALAEGFEVFVVTDASGTFNETVQQAAWVRMTQAGAQMMNWFSVACELHRDWRNDIEGLGNLLSQRIPNYRNLMNSYAALSSR; encoded by the coding sequence GACGATGCCGTGGTGCTGCTGGTCGATCACCAGACCGGCCTGATCTCACTGGTACAGGATTTCTCGCCCAACGAGTTCAAGAACAACGTGCTGGCGCTGGGCGACCTGGCCAAGTTCTTCGGCCTGCCGACCATCCTCACCACCAGCTTCGAGCAAGGCCCGAACGGCCCGCTGGTGCCCGAGCTGAAAGAAATGTTCCCGGACGCGCCCTACATTGCCCGCCCAGGCCAGATCAATGCCTGGGACAACGAAGACTTCGTCAAGGCAATCAAGGCCACTGGCCGCAAGCAACTGATCATCGCCGGCGTGGTGACCGATGTGTGCGTGGCCTTCCCGACCCTGTCGGCGCTGGCGGAAGGCTTTGAGGTGTTCGTGGTGACCGATGCCTCGGGCACCTTCAACGAGACCGTGCAGCAGGCGGCCTGGGTGCGCATGACCCAGGCAGGTGCGCAGATGATGAACTGGTTCTCGGTGGCCTGTGAGCTGCACCGCGACTGGCGCAACGACATCGAAGGGCTGGGCAACCTGCTGTCGCAGCGCATCCCCAACTACCGCAACCTGATGAACAGCTATGCGGCCTTGAGTTCGCGTTGA